The Mucilaginibacter terrae region TTAATTATTTTACCATCTTTAACAAATGCAATATAGGTCGTGCTCATGTCGGTAGGGCCGTCTTCATAACTGTTGTTTAGTTGTAAGGGGGTACTTTTTTTAAATGCCATTTCAACACTGTCAAATTTTGCCTTACCAATATTGGAGGTAAATGTGTAGTTAATAGTATTATATTCCAACCCATGAAAAACAAATTCGCCATTGCGCTTTAACGAGATGAAGTTTATTGGGCAATAGCCATAGCACCCCGATGAATATAAGATAACTTCGTCAAACAAAGGTTTGCCATCATCATGGTGCCTCATTTTTACGTATCTAAAAGATATGCTGTCGCGATATAAGATCAGTGTATCTGCTGTAAGCTTACAAATCTTAAACTTATTACTCCGTTTATTGAAAATATCAACAAAGTTTAATGTGCTATCATGAAGTTTATAGCTGCTTTTGTTCCCCTTATAAATTACTCTTGACGAATCTCTGATCGCTTTCCGCTCGTAATCCCAATAGCCGACTTTATTGTCGCAAGTTTCATCGTCATAAAATATGAACCCTCCTTGATATGGTTCTAATTCATATTCGTAGGAATTAACGTATTTGTCTATATAACTTACTTTTTTAGCCTCGTGCCAATAATCCACAAACGTCCACTCCCCTAAAATTAACTTCTTGTTTTTTTGCGTTAATGGGTTGCACGAGTAAAAAGCCAGTGCCAACAAAAGTAATAATAAGGTGCGGTTTTTCATTGTAAATGAGTGAAGATGCTAATATGATAAAAAAGCATGATTAACTTGACCGCTAATCGGCAACTCAACCATTCAACAAAAAAACTATATTTGCCCGCAACCATGGGCCAGTATTATATTATAGATTTTGATAGCACTTTTACGCAGGTTGAAGCGCTCGACGAGTTAGCGCGCATTAGCCTTAAAGATCATCCCGGTCGCGAAGAAGTATATCAGCAAATAGAACACCTTACCAATTTAGCTATGGAAGGCAAGCTCTCGTTTGCCGATAGTTTAGAAGGTCGCATTAAGTTACTTAAGGCTAACCGCAATCACCTCGATTTGTTGGTGAAGCATCTGCGCAAAAAGGTATCACCGTCGTTTTCGCGTAACAACAAGTTCTTCAAAAATCACCAGGATGAGGTATTGATCGTGTCGGGCGGATTTAAAGAATTTATTACGCCCGTAGTAAGCGAGTATCACATTAAAAAGGAAAATATCTACGCTAACGATTTTGAGTTTGATGCCGAAGGCAACATTGTTGGTTACGACCGTAAAAACCCGCTTTCGCAAGAAGGCGGTAAGGTAAAGCTGTTGAAAGAGCTTAACCTGCCAGGCGATATTTTTGGCATCGGCGATGGCTATTCCGATTTCCAGTTAAAGGAATCGGGCCTGATCAAAACTTTCTTTGCTTTTACCGAGAACATCGAACGAAAATCGGTAGTGGAAAAGGCCGACCACGTAACGCCAAGCCTTGATGAGTTTTTGTACATCAACCGCTTGCCAAGGGCTATATCGTATCCTAAAAACCGCATTAAATGTTTAGTGGTAGGTAATGTGGAAGAAGAAGCGCTATCGCAAATGCGCAAAGAAGGCTATAATATTCGTCACCAGGAAGAAATTTTGGACGAATACCTGCAACAAGCCGGTGTGTTGTTTTGCGATGAAAACCATCAGCCTACGCCCGAGCAACTTCAAAATGCAGGACGCTTAAAGGTAATTGGTTGTTTTGGTAAAATAAACAACCGCAAAGTACTTGATGCTGCTTGCGAAAACGGTATCATTATTTTTGACGACCCTAAGCACAATCCACGCAGCGCCGATTTTATTCCTAAACGCGTAATTGCCTTTATGAACGAGGGTAAAACGCACATCAGCTGCAACTTCCCTGATTTGCAGCCGCCACGCATCAATAATGCACACAGGCTCATACACATCCATAAAAACATACCCGGCATTCTGGCTAAAATAAACGAAGTTTTTGCCCGCCATAACATTAACATTGTAGGCGAGTTTTTGGTAACCAACCCGCAAATTGGCTACGTAATTACCGACGTTGATGCCGGTTACGATGAGCAGGTATTAAGCGAGTTAAAAAGCATTGAGCATACGATAAAGTTTAGATTACTCTATTAAGAGAATCAAGAATATAGAGTCAGGAATCAAGAGTGGGATTTGACAGTAAAAAAAGTTGTCTGTACTCTTGATTCTGTATTCTTTACTCTCTTCTCAAAAACATATCGTGTTTCGCCTGTTTATAATAATAAAACCATTAAGCCTTGAAATATATGGAAACTAACAGGATTTTGATTGGTGTAGATGAAAGCAAGTACGCCGATCATGCAGCTGCCTACGGATTTAGCCTGGCGCGTAAGCTGAACGCGGCGGTGGCTATCGTAAATATAATTGAACCGGTTATTGCCCCGGTATCACCCATGACCGATACCACTTTTGGACTTACTTTTGAGGGTACGGCCGATGTTACGGCTTTGGATATGGTTTCGGCCCAAAATCAATCTGCCGATAGTTTGCTTCACCGCATAACCCAAAAATACGGCGAAGGGTTAGAGGTAACCCAATACACCGACCATGGTGCCGCAGCCGATGCTATAATTGGTTGTGCCGCCCAGTTTAACGCAAGCATGATCATTGTAGGTACCCATCACCGCAGTGGTTTCGACCGTTTACTGATGGGCAGTGTGGCCGAGGAGGTTGTACGCAACTCTGAAATACCGGTACTGGTAGTGCCACTTAAAGACGATAAAAACGAAGAGTAATCTTATCGCATAAAAAAGAAAACCGCTTTACATTTTTGCAAAGCGGTTTTTCTTTTTTTGGATGAATTTGAATATTTATTACTCCCCCTTCAGGAGGGGCAGGGGGACTTAGATCATATAGTTCCAACCATGCGTATCAGCCGCACGTCCGTAACGTATATCGTTAAGTGAGCTTAACAGTCTGGTCGAAAATTCGCGCGTTGATGGATCACTCAATTTAAACTCTTCACCTTCATGGTTAATAGCTCCGATAGGAGCAATGGTAGCAGCGGTACCGGCACCAAAGGCATCGGTAAGT contains the following coding sequences:
- a CDS encoding universal stress protein; its protein translation is METNRILIGVDESKYADHAAAYGFSLARKLNAAVAIVNIIEPVIAPVSPMTDTTFGLTFEGTADVTALDMVSAQNQSADSLLHRITQKYGEGLEVTQYTDHGAAADAIIGCAAQFNASMIIVGTHHRSGFDRLLMGSVAEEVVRNSEIPVLVVPLKDDKNEE
- a CDS encoding DUF6438 domain-containing protein, with the translated sequence MDYWHEAKKVSYIDKYVNSYEYELEPYQGGFIFYDDETCDNKVGYWDYERKAIRDSSRVIYKGNKSSYKLHDSTLNFVDIFNKRSNKFKICKLTADTLILYRDSISFRYVKMRHHDDGKPLFDEVILYSSGCYGYCPINFISLKRNGEFVFHGLEYNTINYTFTSNIGKAKFDSVEMAFKKSTPLQLNNSYEDGPTDMSTTYIAFVKDGKIIKQISDYAYSSPVEFQNAYRSLQYLYQQVKIKSRIELPSVSRELYGEAYLTNNKYHPIILSSIEWFYLVNQLRKSPFSNKILKTKANSKAPNEIPKNYVVTDGRIFTLQYEKAKPISYDLGYNFFERNEKFIKRH
- a CDS encoding HAD-IB family phosphatase: MGQYYIIDFDSTFTQVEALDELARISLKDHPGREEVYQQIEHLTNLAMEGKLSFADSLEGRIKLLKANRNHLDLLVKHLRKKVSPSFSRNNKFFKNHQDEVLIVSGGFKEFITPVVSEYHIKKENIYANDFEFDAEGNIVGYDRKNPLSQEGGKVKLLKELNLPGDIFGIGDGYSDFQLKESGLIKTFFAFTENIERKSVVEKADHVTPSLDEFLYINRLPRAISYPKNRIKCLVVGNVEEEALSQMRKEGYNIRHQEEILDEYLQQAGVLFCDENHQPTPEQLQNAGRLKVIGCFGKINNRKVLDAACENGIIIFDDPKHNPRSADFIPKRVIAFMNEGKTHISCNFPDLQPPRINNAHRLIHIHKNIPGILAKINEVFARHNINIVGEFLVTNPQIGYVITDVDAGYDEQVLSELKSIEHTIKFRLLY